In Kaistia defluvii, one genomic interval encodes:
- a CDS encoding hydantoinase B/oxoprolinase family protein: MSDTNKMDGSTLAVLTARFEGIARKMANTLHRTGRSGILTIARDFSCVVLTAKHELLATAESLPNHVLRGPDIMSRTMTDNHPVLKRGDAFLHNSPYHGCTHPADHSILIPIIDEAGVHRFTVLAKAHQADCGNSLPTTYMGAALDVYNEGALIFPAVKVQDNYQHVMDIIRMCQMRIRVPDQWWGDYLATLGAARVGEREILALGKEIGWDRLEDYSQQWFDYSEKRMIEVIRALPKGRVTRTSTHDAFPGTPAEGVTITATVEVKPEEAMIEVDMTDNPDSMPNGLNLSEACSLSAPMIGIFNSIDHTVPKNEGSFRRIKIHLRDGCVVGRPRHPTSCSVATTNIADRVANPVQAALAELADGLGQAETGALIPPSCGVVSGVHDGKPFVNEVYLGCTGGAGTPWTDGWLTILHVGNAGMCYQDSIEIDELRHPIFVHARRLISDSEGAGRFRGALGAYSEFAPVDCSMTVAYVSDGNVNPALGTRGGLAGATSAQYRRLADGTLQPVPACAEVVIGPDETMVSISGGGGGYGHPHERDPARVLHDVKEGWISRDRAASVYGVVLTDDNRVDAERTAEARQALDPA; this comes from the coding sequence ATGTCCGACACCAACAAGATGGATGGCTCGACGCTCGCGGTGCTGACCGCCCGCTTCGAGGGCATCGCCCGCAAGATGGCGAACACGCTGCACCGCACCGGCCGCTCCGGGATTCTCACCATCGCGCGCGATTTCTCCTGCGTCGTGCTGACAGCCAAGCACGAGCTGCTGGCAACGGCCGAAAGCCTGCCCAACCATGTGCTGCGCGGGCCCGACATCATGTCGCGCACGATGACCGACAATCATCCGGTGCTGAAGCGCGGCGACGCCTTCCTGCACAATTCGCCCTATCACGGCTGTACCCATCCCGCCGATCACTCGATCCTGATCCCGATCATTGACGAGGCGGGCGTTCATCGCTTCACCGTGCTCGCCAAGGCGCACCAGGCCGATTGCGGCAACTCGCTGCCGACGACCTATATGGGCGCGGCGCTCGACGTCTATAATGAGGGCGCGCTGATCTTCCCGGCCGTGAAGGTGCAGGACAACTACCAGCACGTCATGGACATCATCCGCATGTGCCAGATGCGCATCCGCGTGCCGGACCAGTGGTGGGGCGACTATCTGGCGACGCTGGGCGCCGCGCGCGTCGGCGAGCGCGAGATCCTGGCGCTCGGCAAGGAAATCGGCTGGGACCGGCTGGAAGACTATTCGCAGCAATGGTTCGACTACAGCGAGAAGCGGATGATCGAGGTGATCCGCGCACTGCCCAAGGGCCGCGTGACGCGCACCAGCACGCACGACGCGTTCCCCGGCACGCCGGCGGAAGGCGTGACGATCACGGCGACGGTCGAGGTCAAGCCGGAAGAGGCGATGATCGAGGTCGACATGACCGACAACCCTGACTCGATGCCGAACGGGCTCAACCTGTCGGAGGCCTGTTCGCTGTCGGCGCCGATGATCGGCATCTTCAATTCGATCGATCACACCGTGCCGAAGAACGAGGGCAGCTTCCGCCGCATCAAGATCCACCTGCGCGATGGCTGCGTCGTCGGAAGGCCGCGGCATCCGACTTCCTGCTCGGTCGCGACCACCAATATTGCCGATCGCGTCGCCAATCCGGTCCAGGCGGCTTTGGCCGAACTCGCCGATGGCCTCGGCCAGGCCGAGACGGGCGCCTTGATCCCGCCCTCCTGCGGCGTGGTTTCCGGCGTGCATGACGGCAAGCCCTTCGTCAACGAGGTTTATCTCGGTTGCACGGGCGGGGCTGGCACGCCCTGGACGGATGGCTGGCTGACCATCCTGCATGTCGGCAATGCCGGCATGTGCTACCAGGACTCGATCGAGATCGACGAGCTTCGCCACCCCATTTTTGTCCATGCGCGGCGCCTCATCTCGGATTCGGAAGGCGCGGGAAGGTTCCGTGGCGCGCTCGGCGCCTATTCGGAGTTCGCGCCGGTCGACTGCTCGATGACGGTCGCCTATGTCAGCGACGGCAACGTCAATCCGGCGCTGGGCACCCGTGGCGGCCTGGCGGGGGCGACCTCGGCGCAATATCGCCGCCTGGCCGACGGCACGCTGCAGCCGGTTCCGGCCTGTGCTGAAGTCGTCATCGGTCCCGACGAAACCATGGTCTCGATCAGCGGTGGCGGCGGTGGCTACGGCCATCCGCATGAGCGCGATCCGGCCCGCGTCCTGCACGATGTGAAGGAAGGCTGGATCAGCCGCGACCGGGCGGCCTCGGTCTATGGCGTCGTACTGACGGACGACAACCGCGTCGACGCCGAACGGACCGCGGAGGCAAGGCAGGCGCTGGATCCCGCCTAG
- a CDS encoding hydantoinase/oxoprolinase family protein codes for MGLRFAVDTGGTFTDLMVATEDGVLSMHKASTTPSDPVAGVIDSLRIAAEAAGEDLHSYLGRGEILVHGTTHAINAIVTGSTARTAFLTTKGHPDTLVFREGGRIEPFNFTVPYTEPYVPRALTFEVPERITVSGAVKTPLDEAAVIEILAKLKAAEVEAIGVSFLWSVVDPAHELAVGALIEKHLPGVPYTLSHEINPSIREYRRASSTCIDASLKPVMGAYMRGLEQRLRDAGFQGRVLVVTSQGGVMDAARVAEAPVHLINSGPSMAPVAAKAYGADDAAETLIVGDTGGTTFDVSLVRRGRIPRSRETWLGQPFRSHMTGMPSVDVKSIGAGGGSIAWVDAGGLLHVGPKSAGAVPGPVCYGRGGKKPTLTDASVALGFIDAEFFLGGKMALNKQGALDAIRTDVAEPLGKTVEQAAEVIVALATEHMVQAIMDITVNQGIDPTQATFVAGGGAAGINCVAIARRLGCKRVLVTEAGAALSASGALISDLTAHQQAMFHSRSDSFDVDGVNKVLAGLKASCDAFAAGPGAGAKAVEIDWSTEARYMDQAWEIEVPLRVPSFVGGDDVRTLVADFHQMHQDIFAVSDDKAEIETVSWNAEVRCRIGSGVPGRLAADSRPAKLPSRPVRFLGTDWIDADVWRLESIPEGQPLLGPAIVESDFTSIVIDPGAKAWRDASGNLVIEV; via the coding sequence ATGGGCCTTCGCTTTGCCGTCGATACGGGCGGCACCTTCACCGACCTGATGGTCGCCACGGAAGATGGCGTTCTCAGCATGCACAAGGCGTCGACGACGCCGTCCGATCCCGTCGCCGGGGTGATCGACAGCCTGCGGATCGCTGCCGAGGCGGCGGGCGAGGACCTGCACAGCTATCTGGGTCGCGGCGAGATCCTCGTCCACGGCACGACGCATGCGATCAACGCCATCGTCACCGGCTCGACCGCCCGCACGGCCTTCCTGACGACCAAGGGCCATCCGGATACGCTGGTTTTTCGCGAGGGCGGGCGCATCGAGCCGTTCAATTTCACGGTGCCCTACACCGAGCCTTATGTGCCGCGTGCACTCACCTTCGAGGTGCCGGAGCGCATCACGGTCAGCGGCGCGGTCAAGACCCCGCTGGATGAGGCGGCCGTGATCGAGATCCTGGCGAAGCTGAAGGCGGCCGAGGTCGAGGCGATCGGCGTGTCGTTTCTGTGGTCGGTGGTTGATCCGGCGCATGAACTGGCCGTCGGCGCGCTGATTGAAAAGCACCTGCCGGGCGTGCCCTACACGCTGTCGCATGAGATCAACCCGTCGATCCGCGAATATCGCCGCGCCTCCTCGACCTGCATCGACGCCTCGCTGAAGCCGGTCATGGGCGCCTATATGCGCGGCCTCGAACAGCGCCTGCGGGACGCCGGCTTCCAGGGCCGCGTGCTCGTCGTCACCTCGCAGGGCGGCGTGATGGACGCGGCGCGGGTGGCGGAAGCCCCGGTGCATCTGATCAATTCCGGACCGAGCATGGCCCCGGTCGCGGCCAAGGCCTATGGCGCCGATGACGCGGCCGAAACCCTGATCGTCGGCGACACCGGCGGCACCACCTTCGACGTCTCGCTGGTCCGGCGCGGCCGCATTCCGCGCAGCCGCGAAACCTGGCTCGGCCAGCCTTTCCGCAGCCACATGACCGGCATGCCCTCCGTCGACGTGAAGAGCATCGGCGCCGGCGGCGGTTCGATCGCCTGGGTCGATGCGGGCGGCCTTCTTCATGTCGGTCCGAAGAGCGCCGGTGCGGTTCCGGGCCCCGTCTGCTATGGCCGTGGCGGCAAGAAGCCGACCCTGACCGACGCCTCCGTCGCGCTCGGCTTCATCGATGCCGAGTTCTTCCTCGGCGGCAAGATGGCGCTGAACAAGCAGGGCGCGCTCGACGCGATCCGCACCGACGTGGCCGAGCCCCTCGGCAAGACGGTCGAGCAGGCGGCCGAGGTGATCGTGGCGCTGGCGACCGAGCACATGGTCCAGGCGATCATGGACATCACCGTCAACCAGGGCATCGACCCGACGCAGGCGACCTTTGTCGCGGGCGGCGGCGCCGCCGGCATCAACTGCGTGGCGATCGCCCGGCGTCTCGGCTGCAAGCGCGTGCTGGTGACGGAAGCCGGCGCCGCGCTCTCGGCCTCCGGGGCACTGATTTCCGACCTGACCGCGCACCAGCAGGCCATGTTCCATTCGCGCAGCGACAGCTTCGACGTCGACGGCGTTAACAAGGTGCTGGCCGGCCTCAAGGCCTCCTGCGACGCCTTCGCGGCAGGCCCCGGCGCCGGCGCCAAGGCGGTCGAAATCGATTGGTCGACCGAGGCGCGCTACATGGACCAGGCCTGGGAAATCGAGGTCCCGCTCCGGGTGCCGAGCTTCGTGGGCGGCGATGACGTTCGCACGCTGGTCGCCGATTTCCACCAGATGCACCAGGATATCTTCGCCGTCAGCGACGACAAGGCGGAGATCGAGACCGTGAGCTGGAATGCCGAGGTGCGCTGCCGCATCGGCTCCGGCGTGCCCGGCCGTCTCGCAGCCGACAGCCGTCCGGCCAAGCTGCCGTCGCGCCCGGTCCGCTTCCTCGGCACCGACTGGATCGACGCCGATGTCTGGCGGCTCGAATCCATCCCGGAAGGCCAGCCCTTGCTTGGCCCGGCCATCGTCGAATCCGATTTCACGTCGATCGTCATCGATCCCGGCGCAAAGGCCTGGCGCGACGCATCCGGCAATCTCGTCATCGAAGTCTGA
- a CDS encoding glycosyltransferase family 2 protein, whose protein sequence is MSVFCLIAVRNEERYLPGFLHHIRDHVDGIIALDDGSTDGTTQILANEPRVASVLSEARGGPPHANETRNRHRLLVEAARLGARWVLCADADERFEDAFLRRLPQEAAHGDRTGRVLRLVRIVNLWNAPDQFRGDGLCGPRWTVRMFQVPAGFTPRPSALHRPWFPPELDAAPQARMNAYLYHLSMMDRQDREIRFEKFRAIDPRNEHQAAGYQHLVDESNLTLRSVRPWRGYTDLSGPATRGRVLPTGYSAIPAPALPDRALFDEALYLSLNPDVRQAVAKGHFQSGWQHFERHGAGEGRNWRSMPRFTGLDFGSIFQNWRSAKS, encoded by the coding sequence GTGAGCGTTTTCTGTCTGATCGCGGTCCGGAACGAAGAACGGTACCTGCCCGGCTTTCTGCACCACATCCGCGACCATGTGGACGGCATCATCGCCCTGGATGACGGCTCCACGGATGGAACGACGCAAATTCTCGCCAACGAGCCGCGCGTTGCATCCGTCCTCAGCGAGGCGCGCGGGGGACCGCCGCATGCGAACGAAACCCGCAACCGCCACCGCCTGCTGGTCGAGGCTGCCCGGCTCGGCGCCCGGTGGGTTCTCTGCGCGGATGCCGATGAGCGGTTCGAAGATGCTTTCCTGCGTCGCTTGCCCCAGGAGGCGGCGCACGGCGACCGCACCGGCCGCGTTCTTCGTCTGGTCCGCATCGTCAATCTATGGAACGCGCCGGACCAGTTCCGCGGCGACGGCCTTTGTGGACCGCGCTGGACGGTGCGCATGTTCCAGGTTCCGGCGGGCTTCACGCCGCGCCCATCCGCCTTGCACCGGCCCTGGTTTCCGCCGGAACTCGACGCGGCGCCGCAGGCGCGCATGAACGCCTATCTGTATCACCTCAGCATGATGGATCGGCAGGATCGCGAAATCCGTTTCGAGAAATTCCGCGCGATCGATCCCCGTAACGAGCATCAGGCGGCTGGCTACCAGCATCTCGTCGATGAAAGCAATCTGACGCTGCGATCCGTGCGTCCCTGGCGCGGCTATACCGATCTCTCCGGCCCGGCGACGAGAGGTCGCGTCCTACCAACCGGCTATTCCGCCATCCCGGCGCCGGCGCTGCCCGATCGCGCCCTGTTTGACGAGGCGTTGTATCTGTCTCTCAACCCCGACGTTCGGCAGGCGGTGGCCAAGGGTCATTTCCAGAGTGGCTGGCAGCACTTTGAACGGCATGGTGCTGGCGAAGGCCGCAACTGGCGTTCCATGCCGCGCTTCACGGGACTGGATTTCGGCTCGATCTTCCAGAATTGGCGAAGCGCGAAATCATGA